The following are encoded together in the Penicillium digitatum chromosome 3, complete sequence genome:
- a CDS encoding putative kinetochore protein nuf2: MSRNSTAMGYNSRMSQQFQGNQHHGRGRKKEDENDALMRLPDKEIAGCINDIGIPFTLADLAKPNAQQIQMVFEWFAELLMNTTRETVEPAMHAAAEDLCGEYPDIVPNDTRNLMGFFVMLRKLLAECGVNDFTFTDLTKPTHERLVKIFSYLINFVRFRESQTPVIDEHFNKTEKTKSRIEELLAENQEMELRLREMRQDLQSNEAHVKEKVSRNDALKARLLELGREQSRVAETLDRVKTERARRQQQLEEKTERTVRSRQEAEKLRPYVLESPATLHSSLAELSENLMREKASIDAMERRARALQTSSDTFTVVSNDVQGCVKLLDDIAAEMQKEDEEESRAARTTEAISERGNSVREVEQTEKLLQRQLARWVERIEALQKNAQEKAEFAQARMEELRNVQKQLREERAEKQRDMERRRIRIEQTEKKMVDLKENIETEIQSAHDQYLKLESHIKLYMTEMEKSL; the protein is encoded by the exons ATGTCGCGTAACTCTACCGCGATGGGGTATAACAGCCGTATGAGCCAGCAATTCCAAGGCAACCAGCACCACGGTCGGGGTCGCAAGAAGGAGGACGAGAATGACGCCCTCATGCGTCTG CCCGATAAAGAGATTGCAGGATGTATCAACGATATCGGTATACCGTTTACCCTCGCCGACCTGGCTAAACCAAACGCCCAGCAAATTCAGATGGTGTTCGAATGGTTCGCAGAACTGCTCATGAACACGACCCGGGAGACAGTGGAGCCGGCTATGCATGCAGCTGCAGAAGATCTATGCGGCGAATACCCTGATATAGTTCCCAATGACACGCGCAACCTCATGGGCTTTTTCGTGATGCTCCGAAAGCTATTGGCGGAA TGCGGTGTCAACGACTTCACTTTCACAGACCTTACCAAACCGACACATGAGCGACTCGTCAAAATATTCTCCTACCTTATCAACTTTGTTCGATTCCGTGAATCGCAAACACCTGTGATTGACGAGCACTTCAACAAGACAGAGAAGACGAAATCACGCATTGAAGAACTTCTTGCGGAAAATCAGGAAATGGAATTAAGGCTGAGGGAGATGCGACAGGATCTCCAATCCAATGAAGCGCATGTGAAGGAGAAAGTTTCCCGAAATGATGCGCTCAAGGCGCGGCTATTGGAGTTGGGTCGAGAGCAGTCGCGAGTCGCAGAGACATTGGATCGAGTTAAGACGGAAAGAGCTCGGCGGCAGCAGCAGTTGGAAGAAAAAACCGAACGAACCGTCCGTTCTCGacaagaagcagaaaaacTGCGGCCTTATGTGCTCGAGTCTCCGGCTACCCTCCATTCTTCATTGGCTGAACTTTCCGAGAATCTGATGCGCGAAAAAGCCTCTATTGATGCGATGGAGAGGCGGGCACGCGCATTGCAGACCTCATCCGATACGTTCACCGTGGTTTCCAACGATGTGCAGGGGTGTGTTAAACTGCTCGATGACATTGCAGCTGAAATGCAaaaagaagacgaagaggagtCCCGTGCTGCTAGAACTACGGAAGCTATCTCGGAAAGGGGGAACAGCGTCCGCGAGGTCGAGCAGACTGAGAAGCTCCTTCAGCGTCAACTGGCCCGTTGGGTTGAGCGTATCGAGGCACTCCAAAAAAATGCACAGGAGAAAGCCGAATTTGCGCAGGCACGCATGGAAGAACTCCGCAATGTTCAAAAACAACTCCGAGAGGAACGTGCGGAGAAGCAACGCGATATGGAACGCAGACGTATTCGCATTGAACAGACAGAGAAGAAG ATGGTCGacttgaaggagaacatCGAGACTGAGATTCAGTCAGCCCACGACCAGTATCTAAAGCTGGAGTCACATATCAAGCTGTACATGACAGAGATGGAGAAGTCTCTATGA
- a CDS encoding Initiation factor 2B related has translation MASTTSNVAVADTKSFDIVATYNELLRSDADLTMPIAAIEALVLLLTQSASSTISETLDLLEKSTAHLKRSIPNPIGLSAGTDLFQRYLITTLQRPGQLGPAGDFKAIRTHLLTNGRLFIRRAKESRDKIAAFGRGFIRDGSTILTNGGSRAVAALLQKAADEEGGPSAVRFRVIYVLSSTSPDCKHPNEEPEGMETVRALRAKGVPVSTIPESAVAYSLGKADMVIVGAEGVVENGGIVSRMGTYQIGLLAKAIGKPFYVVAESHKFVRLYPLGQYDLPIEQQVLEFKSEEDLAEEREQQSSVADTNGDIPIKLPLCDSVDFTPPHLISALITDSGVLTPSAVSEELIKIWF, from the exons ATGGCTTCTACCACTTCAAATGTGGCCGTGGCCGATACTAAATCATTCGA CATTGTCGCAACCTACAATGAACTCCTCCGCTCCGATGCCGACCTTACAATGCCTATCGCAGCCATTGAAGCTCTCGTCCTTCTTCTCACACAGTCAGCCTCTTCCACAATATCAGAGACCTTGGATCTACTCGAAAAATCAACCGCGCACCTGAAACGATCCATTCCCAATCCCATCGGTCTCTCTGCCGGAACCGATCTTTTCCAACGATACCTAATTACCACACTACAACGCCCTGGACAACTGGGCCCTGCAGGTGATTTTAAGGCCATTCGCACACATCTCTTGACAAATGGACGACTGTTTATCCGACGTGCCAAGGAAAGCCGAGACAAAATCGCAGCATTCGGCCGTGGTTTCATTCGTGATGGCAGCACCATCCTTACAAATGGTGGCTCCCGAGCTGTCGCAGCGCTACTGCAAAAAGCCgcagatgaagaaggtgGCCCTTCCGCTGTACGGTTCCGTGTTATTTATGTTCTGTCTTCGACTTCCCCAGATTGCAAGCACCCGAATGAAGAACCGGAGGGTATGGAAACAGTCCGTGCTCTGAGAGCAAAGGGTGTGCCAGTTTCAACAATTCCCGAGTCTGCGGTGGCATATTCTCTTGGCAAGGCTGATATGGTCATTGTGGGTGCGGAGGGTGTGGTGGAGAATGGAGGCATTGTGTCTCGGATGGGAACCTACCAGATCGGGCTCCTCGCCAAGGCTATTGGTAAGCCATTCTACGTGGTAGCAGAGAGCCACAAGTTTGTTCGCTTGTACCCTCTTGGTCAGTATGACCTGCCAATTGAGCAGCAAGTTCTTGAGTTCAAGTCCGAGGAAGACCTTGCAGAGGAGCGCGAGCAGCAGTCTTCTGTTGCTGATACAAATGGAGACATCCCAATCAAGTTACCCCTCTGCGACTCAGTTGATTTCACTCCCCCTCATCTGATCTCTGCACTGATCACAGATAGCGGTGTCTTGACGCCCAGTGCTGTCAGTGAGGAATTGATCAAAATCTGGTTCTGA
- a CDS encoding thioredoxin gives MAIWPFNRKSKRHTIQVTGAEAADLHSFAETAVEPTLGRKKSKRPNNHTSRAETADCRRSLALVRSNRPILSLDRPTSADHPRDPPPRDHLLSRTGSLLRRKPSQNAHVPNKLRRKLSKRKANEIMREREIRMLSSTPIDIPNDNVLENRRRKANGRRADRYLSDKVNAFAVLTPRPVVHYVEAPRLQTARSGNPPSSSRQERERLQALTTSEEDFYYSKRRVNELADSLDAGALRELLDRDRRRREKKQVDDQERLRRKLQERADAQQAEEQKFQAATHVESEPGPQITQPEPSIAEVSEPEDVVLNEETIAPLVDEPTAVAPRKESWLLQAFKGSENPGRESRESSRVVGNVDDGSIRERRLVQRPSFAPSNDISMSRTTLSPSHSSLRHGINSPAQSQIGGPSSTSDISRGVDSESRLSDTSGRRGNTITSLFRRGSSRLKRTYKERFHDNVLEFSNASHESFYKIQTQTSPPPSIAHPRILMPTGTVKRSQSKFTEHFGDEPLSLPDSRLQSPDIPEEVLESSLERDETFLREPTPSPCVDIKNPNRSYHRSLASEGVDTEADNVPLSQSLASIDSEGSWMSGQFFRRMSQKPCSPAGSNLKFFGQDSVEAPADASEDVESMDEPRRLSSNILEPDLDPEVVDGSDSYPTERWHNEVGRRAVVVNPAFRPISTQGMLRGFPSLTPISAEEDYILEETTPSELQRIPSARAKIGYAQ, from the exons ATGGCGATATGGCCCTTCAATCGCAAGAGCAAGCGGCACACCATCCAAGTGACCGGTGCCGAAGCGGCTGATCTTCACTCGTTTGCTGAAACCGCCGTTGAGCCCACCTTGGGTCGCAAAAAGTCCAAACGCCCGAACAACCACACGTCACGGGCGGAGACTGCAGACTGCCGGCGCAGTTTGGCCCTCGTGCGTTCAAATCGACCTATCTTATCTCTTGACCGCCCTACTTCTGCCGACCATCCACGGGACCCTCCGCCGCGTGACCATCTACTCTCAAGAACAGGTTCGCTGCTGAGGCGGAAACCAAGCCAAAATGCACATGTCCCGAATAAACTACGACGAAAGCTGAGCAAGCGCAAAGCAAACGAGATCATGCGGGAGCGTGAGATTCGAATGCTGTCGTCCACCCCAATCGATATCCCCAATGATAATGTGCTGGAAAATCGCCGCCGAAAAGCAAATGGTCGACGTGCCGACCGGTACCTGTCTGAT AAGGTCAATGCTTTTGCTGTCTTGACCCCACGCCCTGTCGTTCATTATGTCGAAGCCCCTCGCCTGCAGACTGCTAGAAGCGGCAACCCACCATCGTCTAGTCGacaggagagagagaggcttCAAGCCTTGACCACGTCTGAGGAAGATTTCTACTATTCCAAACGACGAGTGAATGAACTCGCTGATTCATTAGATGCCGGGGCTTTGAGAGAGCTGCTGGATCGGGATCGTCGCCGCCGGGAAAAGAAGCAGGTTGACGATCAGGAAAGGCTGCGGCGGAAGCTGCAGGAGAGGGCTGATGCTCAGCAGGCGGAAGAACAAAAATTCCAGGCCGCCACTCATGTCGAATCCGAACCCGGACCTCAAATTACTCAACCGGAGCCATCCATCGCCGAAGTCTCTGAACCCGAGGATGTTGTCCTGAATGAAGAGACCATTGCCCCTCTAGTTGATGAACCGACAGCTGTCGCACCGAGGAAAGAATCGTGGTTGCTGCAAGCTTTCAAGGGCAGCGAGAACCCTGGCCGCGAATCGCGGGAAAGTTCTCGTGTAGTAGGAAACGTCGATGATGGCTCCATTCGTGAGCGGAGATTGGTTCAACGTCCCAGCTTCGCCCCGTCAAACGATATTAGCATGTCCCGGACCACCCTTTCCCCGTCTCATTCGTCACTTCGCCATGGCATCAATAGCCCAGCCCAGTCACAAATTGGTGGGCCCAGCTCCACATCGGACATTTCTAGAGGAGTTGACTCGGAAAGTCGACTTTCCGACACCAGCGGACGTCGGGGAAACACTATCACGTCCCTGTTCAGGCGTGGTTCTTCCCGTCTTAAGCGAACGTACAAAGAGCGATTCCACGACAATGTTCTTGAATTTTCCAACGCCTCGCACGAATCTTTCTACAAAATTCAGACCCAAACATCGCCTCCGCCCTCGATTGCCCACCCAAGGATTCTAATGCCCACTGGAACCGTCAAGCGCtctcaatcaaagttcaCTGAACACTTTGGCGACGAACCTCTTTCACTTCCTGACTCCCGTCTTCAGTCGCCAGATATCCCGGAGGAAGTTCTCGAGTCCTCTCTCGAGAGGGATGAGACTTTCTTGCGTGAACCAACGCCTAGCCCCTgtgtggatatcaaaaacCCAAATCGAAGCTATCATCGATCGTTGGCTTCTGAAGGTGTAGACACTGAAGCCGATAACGTGCCGCTTTCCCAGTCTCTGGCTTCAATTGATTCCGAGGGATCTTGGATGTCAGGCCAGTTTTTCCGTCGGATGTCACAAAAGCCCTGCAGTCCTGCAGGATCGAATTTGAAATTCTTTGGCCAGGACTCGGTGGAGGCTCCGGCGGATGCTTCCGAAGATGTTGAATCAATGGATGAGCCCCGCCGTCTTAGTAGCAATATCCTTGAACCAGATCTCGATCCGGAAGTCGTAGACGGCTCGGACAGCTACCCCACTGAGAGATGGCACAACGAGGTCGGCCGCCGCGCTGTTGTGGTGAACCCGGCGTTCCGTCCCATATCCACACAAGGAATGCTCAGAGGATTCCCCTCGTTGACCCCCATCTCCGCGGAAGAAGATTACATTCTGGAGGAGACCACCCCTTCCGAACTGCAGCGAATCCCCAGCGCGAGAGCCAAGATTGGTTATGCCCAGTAG